ctattccagctagagataccaacataaaaattcctaagtaggataatagtggagtgtttcttagtgcacctattatgagcatcactaattctataccaagcatcttttaaacattctcccccttgttgcttaaacgaacgaacttcaacttcaggattactcattttagcaatagtaaataaagtaaactagataaagtaaatgcaagtagctaattttttttgtgtttttgatatagagaacgcaaacaagacagtaaataaagtaaagcaagtaactatttttttgtatttttgatataaagaaagcaaacaaagcagtaaataaaataaagtaaagcaagacaaaaacaaagtaaagagattggaagtgagagactccccttgcagcgtgtcttgatctccccggcaacggcgccagaaatttagcttgttgacgcgtaaagcacatgcccgttgggaaccccaagtggaaggtgtgatgcgtacagcagcaagtttccctcagtaagaaatcaaggtttatcgaaccagtaggagtcaaggagcacgtgaaggttgttggtggcggagtgtagtgcggcgcaacaccagggattccggcgccaacgtggaacctgcacaacacaatccaaatactttgccccaacttaacagtgaggttgtcaatctcaccggcttgctgtaacaaaggattaaatgtatggtgtggaaaattatgtttgcatgcgaagaacagtaaagaacaatgtttgcagtagattgtatttcgatgtaaaagaatggaccggggtccacagttcactagtggtgtctctccaataagaaatagcatgttgggtgaaccaattacagttgggcaattgacaaataaagagggcataacaatgcacatacatatcatgatgagtagtgtgagattcaatcgggcattacgacaaagtacatagaccgctatccagcatgcatctatgcctaaaaagtccaccttcaggttagcatccgcaccccttccagtattaagttgcaaacaacagacaattgcattaagtatggtgcgtaatgtaatcaacacaaatatccttagacaaagcattgatgttttatccctagtggcaacatcacatccacaaccttagaactttcacatccttgtcccagatttaatggaggcatgaacccactatcgagcataaatactccctcttggagttacaagtatcaacatggccagagcctctactagcaacggagagcatgcaagatcataaacaacacatatatgatagattgataatcaacataacatagtattccatattcatcggatcccaacaaacacaacatgtagcattacaaatagatgatcttgatcatgataggcagctcacaagatctaacaatgatagcacatgaggagaagacaaccatctagctactgctatggacccatagtccaggggtgaactactcacacatcaatccggaggcgatcatggtgatgaagagtcctccgggagatgattcccctctccggcaggtgccggaggcaatctcctgaatcccccgagatgggattggcagcggcggcgtctctggaaggttttccgtatcgtggctctcggtacaggggttttcgcgacgaaggctataagtaggcggaagggcagggttggaggcggcgcaggggccccacaccataggctggcgcgggccccatgctggccgcgccgccctatgggtacgggccctcgtggccccactccgtatccccttcggtcttctagaagcttcgtggaaaaataagaccctgggcgttgatttcgtccaattccgagaatatttcctttgtaggatttctgaaaccaaaaacaatgagaaaacaaagaatcggctcttcggcatcttgtcaataggttagtgccggaaaatgcataataatgacataaagtgtgtataaaacatgtgagtatcatcataaaagtagcatggaacataggaaattatagatacgtttgagacgtatcaatagcaCATAAggtgaagacaaccatctagctactgctatggacccatagtcctaggatgaactactcacacatcagtccggaggcgatcatggtgatgtagagtcccccgggagatgattcccctctccgacagggtgccggaggcgatctcctgaatcccccgagatgggattggcggcggcggcgtctctggaactttttctgtatcgtggctctcggtaatagggttttcgcgacggagagtttaagtaggcggaagagcagagtcggagggctgacgaggggcccacaccataggccggcgcgggcccctccctagccgcgccgccctatggtctggccgcctcgtggccccacttcgtatgctcttcggtcttctggaagctccgtgaaaaaataagaccctgggcgttggtttcgtccaattctgagaatatttcctttgtaggatttctgaaaccaaaaacagcacaaaacaggaactggctcttcggcatctcgtcaataggttagtgccggaaaatgcatataaatgatgtaaagtgtgtataaaacatgtgagtattgtcataaaactagcatggaacataagaaattatagatacgtttgagacgtatcacttatcatgatcaagatcatctatttgtaatgctacatgttgtgtttgttgggatccgatgaatatggaatactatgtcaagttgattattgatctatcatatatgtgttgtttatgatcttgcatgctctccgttgctagtagatgctctggccaagttgatacttgtaactccaagagggagtatttatgctagatagtgggttcatgcctccattgaatctaggacattgatagaaagttctaaggttgtggatgtgctgttgccactagggataaaacatcaatgctttgtctaaggatatttgtattgtttacattacgcacagtacttaatgcaattgtctgttgtttgcaacttaatactagaaggggtgtggatgctaacccgaaggtggactttttaggcatagatgcatgctggatagcggtctatgttctttgtcgtaatgccctaagtaaatctcatagtagtcatcatgatatgtatgtgcattgttatgccctctctatttgtcaattgcccaactgtaatttgttcacccaacatgttatttatcttattggagagacaccactactgaactgtggaccccggtccattcttttacatctgaaatacaacctactgcaattattgttctctgttgttctttgcaagcaagcattattctccacaccatacgtttaatcctttgtttacagcaagccggtgagattgacaacctcactattaagttggggcaaagtatcttgattgtgttgtgcaggttccacgttggcgtcggaatccctggtgttgcgccgcactacactccttcaccaacaaccttcacgtggccttcatctcctactggttcgataaaccttggtttcttactgggggaaaacttgctgctgtacgcattacaccttcctcttggggttcccaacggacgtgtgctttaccgtcacaagaagctgctttctggcaccgttgcaagcCCTATCACGCGCCGGCAGTCTTCAGGTTGGCCTCCTCTTGTTGTGAAGTCGAAGTTGCCTTTAGGTGGTGTACGATGACCTTTGAGGGGCGGTCCGGCGGTGAAGGTCCTTTTCGGCGCAGGTCTTGTGCATCTCCTCTCCGGGGCTCGTCGTCAGAATGGAAGCTACCGACCTTTTCTTGGGGAGCCATATGTTTGGCATAGGCCAACTTGAGCTTCGCGTTTGTGTAGCTTCTGTgggtagccagggtggctcgGTGTGCCCTTCGCGGCGTTTTATGGGTGGGTGTGGGCTTGGCCCTGTCTTTGTAGGTTTTCGTccaattttctcctaaaaaccgggCACCTTCtacttaattaatggatgaggcaaagcttttgcctccattTCAAAAAATATCTTTAATTAACTATACTTGTTATTTCTTGTGTCACCTGATATATGATTATTCACGTAGTTCTTTTAGATCACTTAATTTATCCTAGAAAACAACGAACTTAAGATTTGTACCCGCCTGTAGGCATCAGTAGGAAACAggcccgcgcgttgcagcgggagAGAAAAATCTACGTGTATACACTATGGGTGATGGTTGCCGAGCGCGTAGAGCCAATAAATATGTATGACTATTGCCTACTATTCACACCGGTAGCAACCGCCTCCCGGATGACATTTGTGTAGCTCCCATAGTGATTTAAAAAGATCTTAGCCACATGTAAACATAATTTACAAGCATAGAAAGAACTAAAGAAGTATCTAAAAAATAATTTCCAAGCCCACATGATCTATTGGCAAACATAATTTGCAAGTTTCTTTTTTAGCCTTTCAAAGCCAGAAAAAATACGTCCATTTGTAAAGagaaaaaatagaagagattTTTAAGTGGGGAGCCGGTCAGCCCACCTAACTCCGACGCTTTAGCAAGTCGGTCGCTTCTTCCGCTAAGAAGCCGCACGCGTCATGTTTCCTCGCCGTCCCTCTCTGGATCAGGTCaactctctctctatctctcgcCCCGCACTCTGCTATCTCTCTGCCCCCCTCATCTCTCTGCCCCCGAGCCTGGCGTCGCCCGCGCCCTAGCGCCTCTCCCCTCACAGGCCGCGCCGCTGCTGCGACTCGAGGGCCACCCGGCTGCCATCGCCGCCACGCATCCCCATCTCTGCCTTGTCGCGGTCCTCTTCCGCGTGTGGGCGGACAACGCTGCCACAGCCTTCGCGCGGCCGCGGCCCGCCTGGACTCCGTCGCCTCCTCCTCCCCAAAACTCCGCCACCGGCGCCTCGCCCGTCTCCTTCTCTGAAGCGCCGCCACAATTGAAACTAAGTCTAACCAAATTATGCACTATCTCGTTAGCCTCTATCATCATCAGGTTAATACAAAATAATAACACTTCAAACATACACGAGCATAAACGCCCGGAGACACCAATTTGTGAAGAAAAGGAAGCAAATTCTTCACCACCAACTGACAGGGTACCAAGAGACGGTGACCTCAATCTCACAGGAATCAATAGTAAGTGTACCACTGAGTTTGCCACGTTCCTGAGGTTTAAAAAATAAGGAGTCATCGTATCGCGCCTCACCAACACCAAGAGCACGGGCACAGACTTCCAGATGCTCTCCCTCCATAATTTCAGCAGAAACAACATCGCGTTGAAACTTGATCACGCCATCATCAGCAAGAGGCAAACCATCATCACCAGTGACAAGCAACACAACTGCCATGTCGTTTATACTGGCAGTTCTTGCAGAAAAAATACCCATAAAACCATCTGGCCATGACCCACTGATGACTTTCATACTGACTGCGGCCTCTACTGACATAATAATGTGGCCAAATGTCATCTCCAGTTTGCTGATCTTGCCAGTGTAGACAGACTTAAATAGGGATGATTCAAGTGGCCCAGTATCTCGGAAAGACTGAGCTAGCGAGATTAGATCGTAATCCTCAGATTGCCCAGTGCCCTTGACTTGGAGGTGAACCTCAAAGAACACAGGATCAACCAGAGCAACAGCACGTGCAGGACCCGTCAGTGATAGGTACGGAGTCTGCATGCAGAATTACCCAAGTAAATACTAGTGTTTCTTATACATTAAGAAGAGCGAAGAGGAATATAACAGGTATATATTCTGATAAAAATGTGCCCATCAACATGTTATCAAGGTGAATTTAATTTAAAATCAATAACGCAAATTGACATCTGTGGCTTGAAAAGGCAAAAGAAAATTCCAGTTGGCAGAACTCAGCAAGAGGCAATGAATTAAATCTAGATCAGCACTGGGGAAAAAAAGTAAAGAGGATCCAAAGAAATAAATATTGAGCAACATAATCAAAACAAAAATGTCAAAGTATTATATGCGAAATGAATAGCATAAGAACCCAgaaaagaacttccagaatagaaGACGTAGATACAGATTATAGAATCACAACCTAAGGTTGGCTGCCATCTGATCTCCAGGTTGGTTGCTTACATGCCTTAACAAGCTTTTCAATAAAGATAGATAATTTCCGCAAACCAAAAGTATGCCTTAGATGTACTTCTCCAAGTGAGATTATCAAATTATTAAAGCACCTATGATTCATTCATTGTTTGGCAACCAATTTTTATACTGAAATTCCAGGCGTACAAGTACTAGTAAGGCTGGACATACGGGCCGAGTTTTTGGCTCGGCCCGAGCTTTTCGTGGCTCGGCCCGCGAAAAAGCCGAACCGAGCCGAGCCTATTTTCCTGGACCGCCGCGGGCTTTTAGCTCGCTGGGCTCGGCTCGGGCCAACTCGAAAGCTCGTCGTTTTTTTTATGAATGTAGAGAAGGGGAGGTCGGGAGTGGTGGGCTGATTTCTAGCCCAATAGGACATCTAGCGAGCATATCAGGTCATCTTTCTGTCTCCAAATCGAACTCCTCCTCTGTCTCCGTTCTCCAACCCCTGAGCCGCCGCCCggccgccgccaagtcctcccATGCGCCGCCACAAGTATGTCGCCACCACCGCTCGGCTGCGCACACCAAGCCTCCTTCTCCGTCGGCGCCAACCCTCTCTTCCCCATCGACGGCCATGGACAGCCGCGCAAGCCAAGGTGATGTCTCCATCGACGGCCGCGCACGCCAAGCTGTCGTCTTCGTCGATGGCCATGAAGGATCTGGCTGCAGAGAGGACAGTCTCATCGATGCTGGCGCCATCGAGGTCGCTCTCATTACGTACCGAGTTCGTCGAGGATCCAACCATCTGCATCCATGGTGCTCCACCGTGGGGTCTACCTGGCAGTGTCTGGAGGCTCCCAGCTCGCGAGCCGGCCCGAGCTGGACCGAGTTTTAGCTAAGCTCGGGCCGAGCCTACTTTTTCGGCTCGTCGGCAAAACGAGCCAGCCCGAGCCGAGCTGATTTGCAGCGAGCCAAAGCATGGCTCGGACCGAGCCCAGCTTGAGCTGGCTCGTGTCCAGCCTTAAGTACTACCatacaagtgaaatgctaattggACTAACCTTATTGAAGGACTCACGATTGAAGTTGAACCGACCAAAATTTCATCTTAATCATACAGTTAATCAGCATAATTGCAAATTCATCAAATTCCGTGATTGCTAAAATTCAGGTTTATCATCATTCTATTTTGACTAATTTCTAAATATAATAGCAGCTGTTATGTTCCATTCCAGTATATCCATTTGCGACAGTTCTTCATTCATTTTTGGACAagtatagatacatccatttttggGCAAGTAttttggaccagagggagtactatggTTGCAGCAACTCCATTCCTATGACTGACTATGCAAGGATGTGTACACATATTTCATATTGAAAAGAGCCTAAGAAGGACCTGGCTTTCATATACTGAAAGACTGATAATAAAAGTACTTTCCTCTGCCCTTTAGTTTTGAATCTCTCATCAATGACAAAATAGTGAACTATATGAAAGGCTCAGCTGAAGACAAGACCAAATAGAAGTACAGACAAGGGGCAAACAAGCAAAAGACACGAACCTGCTCGTAAATGATCTGACAGTCATCCCTTGTACGCTCGAAGATGATATTGCGCTTGTAATCCACCGAGTCCCGTGTGGCGATAAAACCATACACATGCAGTGGCCACTTTTCGGACGAGATTTTGACTTCAAAGAACTGCAGAGTGCTGACGGGCTCGAAGGGAACATCGTCTCCCAAACGCACGCTGGGAACATTTGCTGCATCAAATGTAGTTATCCATATGAGATTTCGATTGCCACGCGATGCACCAATTTTGGTATCTATAATAGTACTACTATCTCCGTACGAAAATGTAAGACGTTTTAGGGAGAATAACAACGTATTAATAGACACATCTAGTAGAAAAGAAATTTAAGAAACGCAATTGGTAGGGCACTTACTTCTCTGATCCATGGAAACAATCTGCTTGCCATATAGTTCCATCCACCATTGGCGGAACTCGGTGAGATCTTCATTGACAGGAATTGTCAATTTGTATATTGGCGCCGGTCGACGCGTTTCCTTCATCGTGCCGTCGCTCCTCCACACACTCGGTTTCTCTGCCTTCTTTACAATCGCAGGTACCTTTTTCTTCGTCTTGCGCTTCTTCCCTGCCTCCCCCTTGACGGCCGCCCTAACCTTGCTTGTCGCCCCAGCATCGAGTTGCATCTCAATCTCACTATGGCACGCACCTTGGAGAGTTTtcgtaaccctagccgccgctgtTTTACGCGAGGAAGCCCTACCGCCGCTGTTTTACGCGAGGAAAGTGGAAACCCCGAGCCTCCGTCTCCTCTACTCGGGGTGGGCAGATGAATAGGATAAATAGCCAGGGTAGGTCGGGTTGGGCTCACGCTAGGCCCAGCACCGCTTCGGACAAAGACCCGTCCTTTCCCTTCTAGGATTGCACTACGCGGCGGCGCCGCATCTTAGCGATCTTGTGCGGCGGCTGGTACGCGCGAGCTCCAACCCGCGAGCCTGCGTTTCGTGGGACTCGGCCCATGTACCTTCCCGCGTGTTCCTCCACCTACAGAAGCGCCGCCTCCCTGTGGTAACGACCCCTTCCGCAGCGGAGGGCTTGAAGCGGCAGCGGATGCGTCCTCAGGCTGCACCCTCAAGGATTGGCGGCGGACGCGACGGGCTGGTCTGAGTTCCGCCGCAGCGCCGTGTCCCGTGTGGCTCCGTGCTTGGCGGAGACGGCGGCCTCCCGCGCGGCGACGGCGTTGGCGCCGGCCTCCAGGGCGGCTCCGTCCTCACAGCGACGGGCCTCCCGCGCGGCTCCATGCTCCTCCTCTCTTCACTGATTCCGATCTGTGCAGATTTTCCCTTCTACGCTGGAGATTTCACGTTCAACTTTTTTTAGGCATGAGATTTCACGCTGGAGTATtttctctatctctatctctatccgTTTTTTTTTTGCCCCTAGAGTTGCTGAAAATTACCCCAGTGCCACCGCTTAGTAAAAACGATTCGTTTCGTTCTGCCGGCTTCGTTTTGTTTCGTGCGTTCACGAAGTGGGCCTCCCAATGGGCCAGATCCAGGCCGGACGGATAAGACAGGAATCCCGCAACGAGTTCGTCTAGAGAAAGAAGGATTTCCATCCTTCCCGGTCGGGACCGATCAAGAATCCAATTCCGGCTCAAGAAAGGAATTAAATTCCGTGCTTAAAACTCCAGCCTGGCTAGCGTTTCTCCTCCATCGATTTTTCACCGCTCCCGGTTTCACGCCGCCCACCGCGCACCTCGAGGAATCGGCTGCTTCCATTGGGCGACCACCCGAGGATCCACGGCACCACTGCCCGGGAGTCCACGGCGCTCGCTGCGggcgtcctccgccgccgcccggccgCATCGGCATGATCCCAATCCGCGTCGCAGAGACCATGACTAGATCGTTCGGGGCAGGGAGGAGTAGAGCCTCAGCCTGCCGATGATCCTTTATTTACTGCGCCGCCGAACCCAACATCAGCGGGCAGCAACCACGACTATGACTGCGGCCGTCATCGCGATGCAGCAGGCAGGAGCAGAGCACGTCCGGTCAAATTTGTAGGTGCGGCTTGCAAGTATTCAAGGTTATCTGCCCTGAGGGAGAGGAAACATGGGTGGGATGGTGCTATTTGGACGCCACTGCTGGCAAGTGAGGCGGATTGCAGTGATCCAGTATGCCGTGAGCCTGAAGCGTTTGACATAATCCCTGACTGATGCTGTGATGTTTCAGGTTTGTACTCTCAAGCAACAAGCATACATCGTTTCGCATCAGGTCGGTCTGAAACGTGCAGGAGATTTCCGTGTCTACGTGCGTGGTGTGACCGGCCGGGTGCTGTTGTTCGAGAAGGGCGTGAAGTTGGGAGAGATTTCCATGGGACGGTCGCCAAGCACGCACCAGCACCGGAGCAGGTCTGCCGATTTCAGCAGCAAGGAACTATCGGGCCAGCGCATGATGCCAAATCGTTTGTATGGCTTGTACTGATAAGTTGATATCTCCTGTACGTGATGGTGAGGAAGCTCTCAACTTCAATCGCTTCTCCTCACTGAATCGTCTGAACAGGTTGTTCCCATGGATGTTGTCGAGCTATCCCTAATCCCATTCATATACAAGCTTTGAATCATTATTTCTACCAGCTTTGGATATTTTTAACATACAAGTTCTGATCATGCTATAATCTGGTACATGTACACCTCCACAACTGAGGAAGAGAATATGTCACCAGGAGCCAGAAAAACTAATAACATCAACAATCAACTAAAGAAGAGCCTTCAAGTGGAGACTAACTGTGGCATCTTGGTTGATGAGTTGAAGGAAATACCCGAAAGTAGTAAAATCTGCTATTTGTGGCATGCTACAAGATATCCAGAATCTTCTTCAAAATCTCTGTTGTATCCATTACAAAGATTAGCAGGTCAGCAAATCAAGTTGCGGACGAGTTAGATAGGCTAGGCCGTAAAGAAGTCAGTGTACAATCCGCCGTCATGAAGCACTAGCTTGTCATGCACTATCTCACTACTGTTGGCACAACTGATCAAGGTGCACCTGTCAACAATTGTCGATGCATTGCTGGGTGGATATGGGTATTTCATGTTGCTTACAACAGCTATTGTGGTACCGAATCCTGGTTTTGCATGTGTATTTAAAAAATAACCATCAttatatttctatggatgaagaaatgtttatgtagTTCTTTATTTATGAATTATTTTATCTTCAATTATTGATCTGCTATTGTTCTAGCTCTGTCCATGATTACATCTCACAGTTAACAATTTGCATGTTCTTCAAATCGTTTTATCACACTTAACAAAATTTGCATATGTCCATTCTATATATGGTTAGTGAAATTTGATTGTAAGTGCAATCTTTTTTACTTCATTGTTTTGGTTTAGTAAAATTTTGAGACATTACGGTGGTTACTGAAGATGACAATAATTAATCTACATTAATTATGCAGAGGTGATATTATGAACTTTGGCTGAATTAGAGGTGTGAATTTCAGTCGTGACCCTGCATTTTGTGTTTCTCTCCTGGTAtaactcccggtgcaacgcacgggtatattTACTAGTATCTACTATATAAAAAGGAGGAACTGGTTCTGTTTCCTCCGGTCGGAACTTTCGTCCTACATATTTTCGTGTGACCATTTTGCCCTCCCACCGCAACATCAAACAATGCATCAGGCAATCCCGAACTACGTGGCGAATTCTCTTTCCGTCATTCTCTTTCCTTTTTTTGGCACCGTTTCCAGCAGCCCCGCACCCTGCCCCCTGCCGCCCGACGCCGGCCCCATCCACTCCTCGCCGGTTCCCTCCCCCGGCAACCACCTCCCCTCGGGGATTCCAAGATCGGGAGGGAGGATCGGAGCCTTAGCTAGCCACCTCCCCGATCCCCTTTCTCTCGTTCTTCTTTCCCTCTCCTAGATCACCTCGCTAGGGCTTCTCCCCCCTCCACGATCTAGCAGCCGCAGCGGCCAGCGAGGAGCAGCACCAGCAATGGCATCCGGCGGTGGCACGCTTGGAGCATGGACATCGACAGGGAGGAGGTCAAGGTCTAGATCTGAAGCAGCGCGAGCCGCTGCTGGAGGCGGAGTTGAATGTGCTCTGCCTCATGGCCATGGAGATCCTCGTTGAGGAGAGCAACGTCCACCGCATCGAACCCCGGCCCATCAAGGTACGTGTTATCCCTCACCTCCTCCCTATCAGGCGCAACTGGCCGTCTGCTCTGCGTTGGATATCTGCCTTTGGTCCATTTGTAAGAGCGACGTATTTTTCAGGGGCCTTAATTGGTATAGGTTGTCATGATTTGGCAG
This region of Lolium perenne isolate Kyuss_39 chromosome 2, Kyuss_2.0, whole genome shotgun sequence genomic DNA includes:
- the LOC127336284 gene encoding uncharacterized protein, giving the protein MQLDAGATSKVRAAVKGEAGKKRKTKKKVPAIVKKAEKPSVWRSDGTMKETRRPAPIYKLTIPVNEDLTEFRQWWMELYGKQIVSMDQRTNVPSVRLGDDVPFEPVSTLQFFEVKISSEKWPLHVYGFIATRDSVDYKRNIIFERTRDDCQIIYEQTPYLSLTGPARAVALVDPVFFEVHLQVKGTGQSEDYDLISLAQSFRDTGPLESSLFKSVYTGKISKLEMTFGHIIMSVEAAVSMKVISGSWPDGFMGIFSARTASINDMAVVLLVTGDDGLPLADDGVIKFQRDVVSAEIMEGEHLEVCARALGVGEARYDDSLFFKPQERGKLSGTLTIDSCEIEVTVSWYPVSWW